The window AAAACTGCACGACAGTAAAGATATGCCTGTTGTAAAAGAATGCGGTGATCCAAAAACATTACAAAAACATGGCGGTAACAGAATGTTGATTGCCGCTCCTATTCAGTATGATGAAATCATACGTAGAATTCCCAAAGGTAAGCTGATAACAAGCAATGAAATCAGAAATTATCTTGCAATTCAACACAATGCGGATTTTACATGTCAACTTACTGCAGGAATTTTTATAAGTATAGCGGCACATGCAAGTGAAGAAAGAGATACGGATAAAATTCCATACTGGAGAACATTGAAAGCTAATGGAGAATTAAACGAAAAATATCCCTGCGGAATTGAAAATCAAAAGAAATTACTTGAACAAGAAGGTCATACAATAATTTCGAAAGGAAAGAAATTTTTTGTCAAAGATTTTGATAAAAAGCTTTTTATTCTTTAGTGAAATATTTGAATATTATTTTTACAGATTTAAGAGTATAAATAAATCTTCTTCATTTTATCTATATCAACATTTAAAACATTTGTAAGAAAATCATCAATACTTCCGTATTTTTTCTTAGTAAATTCTAAAGTTTCATAAAGAAAATCAGGTGTTACCTCCAATAAAGTCCGGAAGAACTCATTTTCATTTTTAATATCTCCGTATTTTTCTTCTAAATATTCATTTGATAGCAAATAATCAAACAGTACATCTTCAAGCTCAACGCCCAAAGCCAGATAAATTAAAGCGGTAGCCATTCCTGTTCTATCTTTGCCGGCAGTACAATGATAAAGCAGAGGCAAGTTATTGGTATTCTGTATTAATGCAAAAAACTGTCTATAACAATTCAAACAATCATCATCACTGACAAGTTCCTTGTACATTTCTTTCATAATTTTTTCAGCAGTAGAGCTCGTCAAGCTTTCGGTTTTAAGTGTAACATTTCCGGCCAGATTACCTGGGGCAAGAGGAAAATGGTAACGCTTTTCCATTAAAGCCGGAAGTGCGTCCGGTTCCCTTTTTACTTCAGAATAATCTCTAAAATCAACAATAGTTTTAATTGGTATCGAATCCAAATAAATTTTGTCGTTATCAATAAGTTTACTAAGCTCACCCGAGCGGAAAAGCTTTCCCCATTTTACATACTTTCCGTCTTTTGTCTTTATTCCGCCTATATCTCTAAAATTATGAGCTCCCTTCATCGGCAGCAGTCGTTCCGAAAGAAAATATTTCTTTCCTGCCGTTTCCAATAAAAAATAATGTCTATGTAAATTAGACACTTCTATTGGAAATATTCCTTTAGAATTTCCTTCGAGAATCGGAGTTGACATATCAATATTATCATCCGATCTTCCTGAATACAACTTCCAATTATCACTAATCATAACAAAAATAAAAGTGTTTTTGGAATCTTTATCACGAATCACTTCCGCAACTTTTGAACCACTGTTTATGTACTGTTTAGAGATAATGTTTAAAGAATTTTCGTCTTTCATAATTAAATGGGAATTATTCTACAAAAGTACTAAATCAATTCAGAATAAAAAACCGAGAATAGATAATTTAATTAAC of the Bacteroidales bacterium genome contains:
- a CDS encoding tyrosine-protein phosphatase, which gives rise to MKDENSLNIISKQYINSGSKVAEVIRDKDSKNTFIFVMISDNWKLYSGRSDDNIDMSTPILEGNSKGIFPIEVSNLHRHYFLLETAGKKYFLSERLLPMKGAHNFRDIGGIKTKDGKYVKWGKLFRSGELSKLIDNDKIYLDSIPIKTIVDFRDYSEVKREPDALPALMEKRYHFPLAPGNLAGNVTLKTESLTSSTAEKIMKEMYKELVSDDDCLNCYRQFFALIQNTNNLPLLYHCTAGKDRTGMATALIYLALGVELEDVLFDYLLSNEYLEEKYGDIKNENEFFRTLLEVTPDFLYETLEFTKKKYGSIDDFLTNVLNVDIDKMKKIYLYS
- a CDS encoding MGMT family protein is translated as MAKRTFNEKLHDSKDMPVVKECGDPKTLQKHGGNRMLIAAPIQYDEIIRRIPKGKLITSNEIRNYLAIQHNADFTCQLTAGIFISIAAHASEERDTDKIPYWRTLKANGELNEKYPCGIENQKKLLEQEGHTIISKGKKFFVKDFDKKLFIL